The following are encoded in a window of Brevibacillus sp. DP1.3A genomic DNA:
- a CDS encoding YcdB/YcdC domain-containing protein, which produces MIAYPTEAVRGTMERWFGLFPGLREISPVQIRTDDAWRTCEIKIGHDRTELEIDKETGYVMEFDLDRTYEESIVFGERIDAESATERAIEVAEKLYGDHLKEMVRDHVANLSEYREKKQWELYYRYVFHGIPLSGVHLRIALDEWGNFVGIYYRGYHDFDRKNKPSKPEVITKEEAEQAYIALLEKNMMLTFDEQEEGRLKYIPDEAPLEYVVIHAETGQIGKSVIGSRKTLENHSEVIPVFAQGESIFFADIQEIELWVKEHFQIDVTHSEIERATVVTPNEDGVTFYPRSGYFRFVDAASQPDWPPTIHYYWPLPEDEDAETMYDPDFVCVTLNRTTNELLAFTVNQKKEYKTPRLSEYDALQIAKSFLEKYIEKGINELHYFELFYLRGTGNTYYFYERRQGIVLTSRMYSVKVNPWTGQVTGFYKHDVRKNKEIPDPASCVSTREAAKSFLSLREVELEYVQVENRSIGRRDKAPVPFPVYGLKYTGRERYKYLDAITNQFHPRS; this is translated from the coding sequence ATGATTGCATATCCGACAGAAGCGGTTCGGGGGACGATGGAGAGATGGTTTGGTTTGTTTCCTGGTTTGCGTGAAATATCTCCTGTGCAAATCAGAACGGATGATGCATGGAGAACTTGCGAGATAAAAATAGGTCATGATCGTACAGAACTGGAAATAGACAAAGAAACGGGATATGTGATGGAGTTCGACTTGGATAGAACATACGAAGAGTCGATTGTTTTTGGTGAGAGGATCGATGCCGAGTCAGCAACTGAGCGAGCGATAGAAGTGGCGGAAAAATTATACGGGGATCATCTGAAAGAGATGGTGAGAGACCATGTAGCGAACCTGAGTGAGTATCGTGAGAAAAAACAATGGGAGCTGTATTATCGTTATGTTTTTCATGGGATTCCGCTATCAGGAGTACATCTGCGAATAGCTTTGGATGAGTGGGGAAATTTTGTAGGCATCTATTATCGCGGATATCACGATTTTGATCGCAAAAATAAACCTTCCAAGCCAGAAGTGATAACAAAGGAAGAGGCGGAACAAGCGTACATTGCTTTATTGGAGAAAAACATGATGCTCACATTCGATGAACAGGAGGAAGGGAGGCTCAAGTATATCCCTGATGAGGCACCACTAGAGTACGTCGTCATTCATGCGGAGACAGGACAAATTGGAAAGTCGGTTATAGGGAGCAGAAAAACTTTAGAAAACCACTCAGAGGTCATTCCAGTATTTGCCCAAGGGGAATCTATTTTTTTCGCAGACATTCAGGAGATCGAGTTGTGGGTGAAGGAACATTTTCAAATAGATGTAACTCACTCAGAGATTGAAAGAGCGACAGTCGTGACTCCGAATGAGGATGGAGTAACTTTTTATCCAAGGAGTGGTTATTTCAGATTCGTTGACGCTGCTTCACAGCCTGACTGGCCTCCTACTATCCATTATTACTGGCCATTACCAGAAGATGAAGACGCTGAAACCATGTATGATCCTGATTTTGTATGCGTTACACTCAATCGAACGACCAACGAGTTACTTGCCTTTACGGTTAATCAAAAAAAGGAGTATAAAACGCCACGGCTATCAGAGTACGATGCGTTGCAAATTGCAAAGAGCTTTTTGGAGAAATACATCGAGAAGGGAATTAATGAGCTTCACTATTTTGAGCTTTTTTATTTACGCGGTACCGGAAATACCTATTACTTCTATGAGCGCCGACAAGGGATTGTTCTAACAAGCCGAATGTACTCCGTAAAAGTGAATCCTTGGACAGGACAGGTAACGGGTTTTTACAAGCATGATGTACGCAAAAACAAGGAGATTCCCGATCCAGCCTCTTGTGTGTCTACTCGCGAAGCAGCGAAAAGTTTCTTAAGCCTGCGGGAAGTGGAGCTAGAGTATGTGCAAGTTGAGAACAGAAGTATAGGTAGAAGGGACAAAGCTCCTGTTCCGTTCCCTGTTTATGGGCTCAAATACACAGGGAGAGAGCGTTATAAATATTTGGACGCCATTACAAACCAATTTCACCCCCGATCATAA
- a CDS encoding DUF2085 domain-containing protein yields MKINTQWIPCHRRSDRSFYIGGKKMPLCARCVSILAGYLLAPVFAGMHIETSYYLIGFLLFPMLIDGFTQHWKWRTSNNMLRFFTGFSFGIGQSLLISNVVWFLVERLG; encoded by the coding sequence ATGAAGATCAATACACAGTGGATTCCCTGCCATCGGCGATCAGATCGTTCCTTTTATATCGGTGGTAAGAAAATGCCGCTATGTGCCAGATGTGTTTCGATACTAGCTGGATACCTGTTGGCGCCTGTTTTTGCAGGGATGCATATCGAGACCTCTTACTATTTGATTGGATTCCTTTTATTTCCAATGCTGATTGATGGCTTTACCCAACACTGGAAGTGGCGAACAAGCAATAACATGCTGCGATTTTTCACAGGGTTCAGTTTTGGAATCGGACAGTCTTTACTCATTTCCAATGTCGTTTGGTTTTTGGTAGAGAGACTGGGGTGA
- a CDS encoding alpha/beta fold hydrolase: protein MIHYKTYIRGEDCEWVTFVHGAGGSSSIWCKQLKAYKENFNVLLVDMRGHGKSKNVPGKLFKTYTFDDVSRDIIEVLDHLKIASTHFVGISLGTIIVQIISEQAPERMRSMVLAGAVTHLNVRSQVLITLGNMVKHFIPYMWLYRLFAWVIMPSKRHKESRSLFIHEAKKLCQKEFKRWFKLTKGINRFLGTLFDKEPPIPTLFIMGDEDHMFLPFVQMRVKKRQFAQLSLVADCGHVVNVDQPEEFNRISIGFIQKQSTTAQGMYAWNPA from the coding sequence GTGATCCATTATAAGACATACATACGTGGTGAAGATTGCGAATGGGTGACTTTTGTCCATGGGGCAGGGGGCAGCTCATCGATTTGGTGTAAACAACTCAAGGCATACAAAGAGAATTTCAATGTTCTTCTAGTAGATATGCGTGGTCACGGAAAATCTAAGAACGTCCCAGGCAAGCTGTTCAAAACATACACCTTTGATGATGTCAGCAGAGATATTATTGAGGTTTTGGATCATTTAAAAATCGCTTCCACCCATTTTGTGGGGATTTCCTTGGGGACGATCATTGTGCAGATTATTTCGGAGCAGGCCCCGGAGAGAATGCGCTCTATGGTGTTGGCAGGAGCTGTGACGCACTTAAACGTTCGATCACAGGTGCTGATCACGCTGGGGAATATGGTCAAACATTTTATCCCGTACATGTGGCTGTATCGACTGTTTGCATGGGTGATCATGCCGAGTAAGCGTCATAAAGAATCGCGCTCCTTGTTTATCCACGAAGCCAAAAAGCTTTGTCAAAAAGAATTCAAGAGATGGTTCAAGCTAACAAAAGGCATTAATCGATTCCTAGGAACCCTCTTTGATAAAGAGCCTCCCATCCCTACCTTGTTCATTATGGGAGACGAAGACCATATGTTTTTGCCGTTCGTCCAGATGCGTGTGAAAAAAAGACAATTTGCACAGTTGAGTCTAGTCGCTGACTGCGGTCATGTCGTCAATGTCGATCAGCCGGAAGAATTTAACCGAATCTCCATCGGGTTTATTCAAAAGCAGTCGACAACAGCACAAGGAATGTATGCATGGAATCCAGCATAG
- the map gene encoding type I methionyl aminopeptidase, giving the protein MSIQNEHDLLCLKRIGSIVAEARETMIRAVRAGVTTKELDQIGGEILAKYGARSAPNITYDFPGHTCISVNHIVAHGIPDDTVLKNGDIINIDVSAELDGYFADTGASIVVGEGEAEKQSLCQCAEESLYKALDAAKAGSKLSQIGRIVHQEARKKGFTVVKNLTGHGIGKSLHEEPAYILNYYDKKDRRLLTEGLVLAVETFISTGTEYVDDGRDGWALITPDKSYVAQYEHTIVITKGKPIILTA; this is encoded by the coding sequence GTGTCGATTCAAAATGAACATGATTTGCTGTGCTTGAAACGGATCGGTAGTATTGTGGCAGAGGCAAGAGAGACGATGATTAGGGCCGTGCGAGCAGGTGTGACTACAAAAGAACTCGACCAGATTGGTGGAGAGATCTTGGCAAAGTACGGAGCGCGGTCTGCACCGAATATCACCTATGATTTTCCAGGTCATACATGCATCAGTGTCAATCACATTGTTGCGCATGGCATCCCTGATGATACTGTCCTGAAAAATGGCGATATCATCAATATTGATGTCTCGGCAGAGCTGGATGGATATTTTGCCGATACAGGTGCTTCTATCGTGGTAGGGGAAGGCGAGGCTGAGAAGCAATCCTTATGCCAATGCGCCGAGGAGTCGCTGTATAAGGCATTGGATGCGGCGAAGGCGGGATCGAAGCTAAGCCAGATAGGTCGCATTGTTCACCAAGAGGCCAGGAAAAAAGGCTTTACAGTCGTCAAAAATCTTACGGGTCATGGCATCGGCAAAAGCTTGCATGAAGAGCCTGCTTACATTTTGAATTACTATGACAAAAAGGATAGACGCTTGCTCACAGAAGGTCTCGTGTTGGCGGTTGAAACATTTATTTCAACGGGGACGGAATATGTGGACGATGGCAGGGACGGTTGGGCGCTTATTACGCCTGATAAGAGTTATGTAGCTCAATACGAGCACACCATCGTTATAACGAAGGGGAAGCCAATTATTTTAACAGCTTGA
- a CDS encoding DNA-3-methyladenine glycosylase I, with the protein MNRCGWVNQDPIYMDYHDHEWGVPVYVDRLLFEYLNLEGAQAGLSWYTILKKRENYRRAFDNFEAEKIVQYDEAKIEQLLTDEGIVRNRLKIRGVVKNAHAYLRIVEEFGSFSSYIWSFVGGKPIHNHFQEMKDVPASTEISDKLSKDLKKRGFTFVGSTICYAFMQAVGMVNDHVATCDLYQKI; encoded by the coding sequence ATGAATCGGTGCGGCTGGGTGAATCAGGACCCTATCTATATGGATTATCACGATCACGAGTGGGGAGTTCCTGTCTATGTAGATCGTTTGCTCTTTGAATATTTGAATTTGGAAGGAGCTCAAGCCGGGCTGAGCTGGTACACGATCTTGAAGAAGCGGGAAAATTATCGAAGAGCGTTTGATAACTTCGAGGCAGAGAAAATCGTTCAATACGATGAAGCCAAGATCGAGCAATTGCTGACAGACGAAGGCATCGTTCGAAACAGGCTAAAGATTCGCGGCGTCGTGAAGAACGCCCACGCGTATTTGCGGATTGTGGAGGAGTTTGGGTCCTTTAGCAGCTATATTTGGTCGTTTGTAGGCGGGAAGCCGATCCATAATCATTTTCAGGAAATGAAGGATGTGCCTGCGTCTACCGAAATCAGCGACAAGCTGAGCAAGGACCTGAAAAAGCGCGGTTTTACGTTTGTCGGTTCAACCATTTGCTACGCCTTTATGCAAGCAGTCGGTATGGTCAATGATCACGTAGCGACATGTGATCTCTATCAAAAAATCTAG
- a CDS encoding DinB family protein, translating to MNENDLLILNFEEVRRRSIKVWKAIPKEMLNWKPDDKAFTCGEMIRHVIEGEFLYHQILIQRGSAALSTIPNPYETKDFSTVEDDLAFAKPYREEFLRFVKGLSKGDLESVRIDRSDVGYVRTLGDMLLRIAYHESVHTGQLLDYMRTMGVERPNIWD from the coding sequence ATGAACGAAAATGATCTCTTAATCTTAAATTTTGAGGAAGTAAGACGTAGAAGCATCAAAGTTTGGAAGGCAATTCCTAAAGAAATGCTGAACTGGAAGCCTGACGATAAAGCGTTCACGTGCGGGGAAATGATTCGCCATGTCATCGAGGGTGAGTTTTTGTATCACCAGATTTTGATCCAACGGGGAAGCGCCGCTCTGTCTACTATCCCCAATCCGTATGAAACCAAAGACTTTTCGACCGTAGAAGATGATTTGGCCTTTGCGAAGCCGTATCGAGAAGAATTTCTCCGCTTTGTTAAAGGGTTGTCCAAGGGCGACTTAGAGAGTGTCCGCATCGATCGATCCGATGTAGGCTATGTCCGCACGCTTGGAGATATGTTGTTGCGAATCGCCTATCATGAGTCGGTACATACCGGTCAACTGCTAGATTATATGCGCACGATGGGTGTTGAACGTCCGAATATTTGGGATTAA
- a CDS encoding RNA polymerase sigma factor — protein sequence MTDEQLKEHCRKVLKRIAWRLQYAAKKRLYRETVIKEEMRGTEEIEENLSDLYVQEVLMQLPEKARIIIKQVVIQGMTEEQVAKKLNMTRQGVSKCKNKYLRQLAEKLTRSA from the coding sequence ATGACAGATGAGCAGTTGAAAGAGCATTGCAGAAAAGTGCTCAAGAGAATTGCGTGGCGATTGCAGTACGCCGCCAAGAAGCGTTTGTACAGGGAGACGGTGATCAAAGAGGAGATGCGGGGAACGGAAGAGATCGAGGAGAACCTGTCGGACCTGTATGTTCAGGAGGTGTTGATGCAACTCCCAGAAAAAGCTCGGATCATTATCAAGCAAGTCGTTATTCAAGGAATGACAGAAGAACAGGTAGCCAAAAAACTGAATATGACCAGACAAGGAGTGAGTAAATGCAAAAACAAATATTTGCGCCAATTGGCCGAGAAGCTGACTCGTTCAGCCTGA